The proteins below are encoded in one region of Ricinus communis isolate WT05 ecotype wild-type chromosome 6, ASM1957865v1, whole genome shotgun sequence:
- the LOC8276897 gene encoding outer envelope protein 64, mitochondrial isoform X2 → MAGVAVIGILLYSFGFDVKDYVTGFGNPDWRRTHEVAEKMAVAVTALLKNGATCVGKTIMDELGLGISGENLHYGTPMNPIMPSFVPGGSSSGSAVTVAAELVDFALGTDTIGCIRIPAAFCGIFGYRPSHGTVSMIGAIPNAQSLDTVGWLARDPSILRCVGHALLKLNAVEARKARRIIFADDLFQLCKVPKQKTEYVISKAIENLSGYQSPKHLNFGQYIASNVPSLKGFLEQSGNLQSGTSALKALSSVMVSLQRYEFKTNHEEWVKSVKPKLAPDVSNRVLAAINATYENVKVLYKIRSEMRAATQSLLKDDGILVIPTVADPPLKLNTKKGYSPESHDRVIILSSIASMSGCCQVAVPLGKHDDCPISVSFISFHGADKFLLDTIVDMYLSLQAQISIVSNSPLLPDTNGNMDASELLKEKGNAAFKGGKWNKAVDYYTEAIKLNGSNATFYCNRAAAYLELGCFQQAEEDCSMAISLDKKNVKAYLRRGTAKESLLYYKEAAQDFKHALVLEPHNKAAREAEERLRKLMS, encoded by the exons TTTTGATGTGAAAGATTATGTGACGGGATTTGGGAATCCAGATTGGAGAAGAACACATGAAGTTGCTGAAAAAATGGCAGTGGCAGTTACTGCTCTGTTAAAGAATGGAGCTACTTGTGTTGGCAAGACTATTATGGATGAATTAGGATTGGG GATAAGTGGTGAAAATTTGCATTATGGAACGCCTATGAATCCAATAATGCCATCATTTGTACCTGGAGGCTCTTCTAGTGGTTCAGCTGTGACTGTTGCAGCCGAGCTTGTTGATTTTGCTCTTG GCACTGATACAATTGGCTGCATTAGGATTCCAGCAGCATTTTGTGGTATCTTTGGCTATCGGCCATCCCATGGGACTGTATCTATGATTGGAGCGATTCCAAATGCACAAAGTTTGGACACAGTTG GATGGCTTGCACGTGATCCTTCTATATTACGTTGTGTTGGACATGCTTTACTGAAACTGAATGCTGTGGAGGCGAGAAAGGCAAGGCGAATTATTTTTGCTGATGATCTTTTTCAGCTTTGTAAGGTTCCCAAGCAGAAGACTGAATATGTTATTAGTAAAGCCATTGAAAACCTGTCTGGAT ACCAGTCACCAAAGCATTTGAACTTTGGTCAGTATATTGCTTCAAATGTACCGAGTCTAAAAGGATTCCTTGAACAATCTGGGAACCTGCAAAGTGGCACATCTGCTTTGAAAGCTCTCTCTTCTGTGATGGTTTCATTACAAAG ATATGAATTCAAAACAAATCATGAAGAATGGGTTAAATCAGTGAAACCCAAGTTAGCACCTGATGTCTCTAATCGTGTTCTTGCAGCTATTAATGCTACATATGAGAACGTAAAAGTGTTATACAAAATCAGGTCTGAGATGCGAGCTGCCACACAAAGTCTCTTAAAG gATGATGGGATATTAGTTATTCCTACGGTTGCAGATCCTCCGTTGAAGCTTAATACAAAGAAAGGGTATTCTCCGGAGTCTCATGATAGAGTAATCATACTTTCAAGCATTGCAAGCATGTCTGGATGTTGTCAG GTTGCCGTGCCCTTGGGAAAGCATGATGACTGTCCTATCTCTGTTTCATTTATCTCGTTCCATGGAGCTGATAAGTTTCTTCTTGATACAATTGTGGACATGTACTTATCCCTTCAAGCGCAAATCAGCATTGTTTCTAATTCACCACTATTGCCAGATACCAATGGAAATATGGATGCCTCAGAacttttgaaagaaaag GGGAACGCTGCATTTAAGGGGGGGAAGTGGAATAAGGCTGTCGATTACTACACTGAAGCTATAAAATTGAATGGTTCAAATGCAACTTTCTATTGCAACCGGGCAGCAGCATATTTGGAATTAGGATG CTTTCAGCAAGCTGAAGAAGACTGCAGCATGGCAATTTCACTTGATAAAAAG AATGTGAAGGCATATTTGAGGCGTGGAACAGCTAAAGAATCACTTCTCTACTATAAAGAGGCTGCTCAAG ATTTCAAGCATGCTCTTGTACTCGAACCACATAATAAGGCAGCTAGAGAGGCTGAAGAAAGACTAAGAAAACTGATGAGTTGA
- the LOC8276897 gene encoding outer envelope protein 64, mitochondrial isoform X3 has translation MAVAVTALLKNGATCVGKTIMDELGLGISGENLHYGTPMNPIMPSFVPGGSSSGSAVTVAAELVDFALGTDTIGCIRIPAAFCGIFGYRPSHGTVSMIGAIPNAQSLDTVGWLARDPSILRCVGHALLKLNAVEARKARRIIFADDLFQLCKVPKQKTEYVISKAIENLSGYQSPKHLNFGQYIASNVPSLKGFLEQSGNLQSGTSALKALSSVMVSLQRYEFKTNHEEWVKSVKPKLAPDVSNRVLAAINATYENVKVLYKIRSEMRAATQSLLKDDGILVIPTVADPPLKLNTKKGYSPESHDRVIILSSIASMSGCCQVAVPLGKHDDCPISVSFISFHGADKFLLDTIVDMYLSLQAQISIVSNSPLLPDTNGNMDASELLKEKGNAAFKGGKWNKAVDYYTEAIKLNGSNATFYCNRAAAYLELGCFQQAEEDCSMAISLDKKNVKAYLRRGTAKESLLYYKEAAQDFKHALVLEPHNKAAREAEERLRKLMS, from the exons ATGGCAGTGGCAGTTACTGCTCTGTTAAAGAATGGAGCTACTTGTGTTGGCAAGACTATTATGGATGAATTAGGATTGGG GATAAGTGGTGAAAATTTGCATTATGGAACGCCTATGAATCCAATAATGCCATCATTTGTACCTGGAGGCTCTTCTAGTGGTTCAGCTGTGACTGTTGCAGCCGAGCTTGTTGATTTTGCTCTTG GCACTGATACAATTGGCTGCATTAGGATTCCAGCAGCATTTTGTGGTATCTTTGGCTATCGGCCATCCCATGGGACTGTATCTATGATTGGAGCGATTCCAAATGCACAAAGTTTGGACACAGTTG GATGGCTTGCACGTGATCCTTCTATATTACGTTGTGTTGGACATGCTTTACTGAAACTGAATGCTGTGGAGGCGAGAAAGGCAAGGCGAATTATTTTTGCTGATGATCTTTTTCAGCTTTGTAAGGTTCCCAAGCAGAAGACTGAATATGTTATTAGTAAAGCCATTGAAAACCTGTCTGGAT ACCAGTCACCAAAGCATTTGAACTTTGGTCAGTATATTGCTTCAAATGTACCGAGTCTAAAAGGATTCCTTGAACAATCTGGGAACCTGCAAAGTGGCACATCTGCTTTGAAAGCTCTCTCTTCTGTGATGGTTTCATTACAAAG ATATGAATTCAAAACAAATCATGAAGAATGGGTTAAATCAGTGAAACCCAAGTTAGCACCTGATGTCTCTAATCGTGTTCTTGCAGCTATTAATGCTACATATGAGAACGTAAAAGTGTTATACAAAATCAGGTCTGAGATGCGAGCTGCCACACAAAGTCTCTTAAAG gATGATGGGATATTAGTTATTCCTACGGTTGCAGATCCTCCGTTGAAGCTTAATACAAAGAAAGGGTATTCTCCGGAGTCTCATGATAGAGTAATCATACTTTCAAGCATTGCAAGCATGTCTGGATGTTGTCAG GTTGCCGTGCCCTTGGGAAAGCATGATGACTGTCCTATCTCTGTTTCATTTATCTCGTTCCATGGAGCTGATAAGTTTCTTCTTGATACAATTGTGGACATGTACTTATCCCTTCAAGCGCAAATCAGCATTGTTTCTAATTCACCACTATTGCCAGATACCAATGGAAATATGGATGCCTCAGAacttttgaaagaaaag GGGAACGCTGCATTTAAGGGGGGGAAGTGGAATAAGGCTGTCGATTACTACACTGAAGCTATAAAATTGAATGGTTCAAATGCAACTTTCTATTGCAACCGGGCAGCAGCATATTTGGAATTAGGATG CTTTCAGCAAGCTGAAGAAGACTGCAGCATGGCAATTTCACTTGATAAAAAG AATGTGAAGGCATATTTGAGGCGTGGAACAGCTAAAGAATCACTTCTCTACTATAAAGAGGCTGCTCAAG ATTTCAAGCATGCTCTTGTACTCGAACCACATAATAAGGCAGCTAGAGAGGCTGAAGAAAGACTAAGAAAACTGATGAGTTGA
- the LOC8276896 gene encoding 2-hydroxy-6-oxononadienedioate/2-hydroxy-6-oxononatrienedioate hydrolase: MARCFSFTASRDWFYRLSFANAGLQAITSDIGDGTIMRCWIPRIQKQSKPNLVLVHGFGANAMWQYGEHLRHFTSRFNVYVPDLLFFGESYTSRPERHESFQAKCLMRLMESHGVRRMNLVGISYGGFVGYSMAAQFPEVIERIVLCCAGVCLEEKDMEEGLFKVSNLDEAASILLPQTPEKLRELMRLSFVKPARGVPSYFLADYINVMCTDYAQEKRELIQAILTGRKLSDLPKITQRTLIIWGEQDQIFPLELGYRLQRHVGKSAELVVIKDAGHAVNLEKAKDFAKHLKSFLIGSVSSPSTRSLKQLFQEYKDWFDP; the protein is encoded by the exons ATGGCAAGATGTTTCAGTTTCACCGCTTCCCGTGATTGGTTCTACCGACTCTCATTCGCCAATGCCGGTCTCCAGGCCATCACATCCGATATTGGAGATGGGACAATCATGCGTTGCTGGATTCCAAGAATCCAAAAACAATCGAAACCCAATCTTGTTCTTGTACACGGCTTTGGTGCCAATGCAATGTGGCAATATGGCGAGCATCTCCGTCACTTCACCTCCCGTTTCAACGTTTATGTTCCCGACCTCCTCTTCTTTGGCGAGTCCTACACATCAAGGCCTGAAAGGCACGAGTCTTTCCAGGCCAAGTGTCTGATGAGGCTAATGGAGTCTCATGGTGTGCGTAGAATGAACCTTGTGGGAATCAGCTATGGAGGGTTCGTTGGGTATAGTATGGCTGCACAGTTTCCTGAGGTTATAGAGAGAATTGTGTTGTGTTGTGCTGGGGTTTGCTTGGAGGAAAAAGATATGGAAGAGGGTTTGTTTAAGGTATCAAATTTAGATGAAGCAGCTAGCATCTTGCTGCCACAGACACCTGAGAAATTGAGGGAGCTGATGCGGTTATCGTTCGTCAAGCCTGCTAGAGGCGTCCCCTCTTACTTTCTTGCAGATTACATCAAT GTTATGTGTACAGATTATGCTCAGGAGAAGAGAGAATTAATACAGGCCATACTTACGGGACGAAAGCTTTCTGATCTACCCAAGATTACTCAG CGCACGTTGATAATATGGGGAGAGCAAGATCAGATATTCCCTTTGGAACTGGGATACAGATTACAAAG GCATGTGGGAAAAAGTGCAGAATTGGTGGTCATCAAGGATGCTGGGCATGCAGTAAACCTAGAAAAGGCCAAGGACTTTGCTAAGCACTTGAAATCATTCCTCATTGGTTCAGTTTCATCTCCTTCCACTCGATCTCTGAAACAACTCTTCCAAGAGTACAAAGATTGGTTTGATCCTTAA
- the LOC8276895 gene encoding uncharacterized protein LOC8276895, translated as MGMMETSPTAIASLVLKNLVTPIFIYADKSFVNLGEKYKLLEFLRYLLMTFFLFILRLIPSFLPSLNSIHPDSCCYPLVNKPPKTDNLLPASGAGDSGIARALSQLLSLVNDIPVSSRKYEVVRSLAEKIIEDNQNEHLEVLHQVNRISLSAAFEKTLSQLEAAMMETGCDSVGNIGYGPVYRLNRILKAARSVKDGTLGGWTRRGSDAVDRSGEKLAAELLWLAQKLAACGYVEEAVWRWASAGNLGWLALSAEPRIQGSLVKVSAFLFKHAKELGLEEIDESKKHQQMQSKKKMLMAWVPLLCRGSNGTDISVLSTIERAELERILEELIGMLEEEEDQEQVLSIWLHHFTYSPTCDWPNLRASYSHWCTTSRKLLILQ; from the exons ATGGGCATGATGGAAACCTCCCCTACAGCAATAGCTTCTTTAGTTCTGAAAAACCTAGTTACTCCTATATTCATCTATGCAGATAAGTCCTTTGTTAATCTTggagaaaaatataaacttcttGAATTCCTCCGGTATTTACTTAtgactttttttctttttatcctaCGTTTGATTCCTTCTTTCTTGCCTTCTTTGAACTCAATTCATCCTGATTCTTGTTGTTATCCACTTGTCAATAAGCCACCCAAAACTGATAACTTACTGCCTGCTAGTGGTGCTGGCGATTCGGGTATTGCTCGAGCACTTTCGCAGCTCCTGTCACTCGTTAATGATATTCCTGTTAGTTCCAGGAAGTATGAAGTTGTTCGATCTTTAGCTGAGAAGATTATAGAGGATAACCAGAATGAACATCTTGAAGTTTTACATCAAGTCAATAGGATAAGTTTGTCGGCGGCTTTTGAGAAGACTCTTAGCCAGCTTGAAGCCGCCATGATGGAAACGGGCTGTGACTCGGTTGGGAATATTGGGTACGGGCCTGTTTACCGGCTGAACCGGATTTTGAAGGCGGCTCGATCTGTTAAAGATGGGACTTTGGGTGGCTGGACTAGGAGGGGAAGTGATGCAGTGGACCGGTCCGGGGAGAAACTGGCGGCTGAGCTGCTTTGGTTGGCTCAGAAACTGGCAGCTTGTGGATATGTGGAGGAAGCAGTTTGGAGATGGGCTTCGGCTGGGAACTTGGGTTGGCTTGCTCTCTCAGCCGAGCCACGGATACAAGGGTCATTAGTGAAGGTTTCAG CATTTCTGTTCAAGCACGCCAAAGAATTGGGCCTAGAAGAAATAGATGAAAGTAAGAAACACCAGCAAATGcaatcaaagaagaagatgctAATGGCTTGGGTGCCATTGCTATGCAGAGGTAGCAATGGCACTGATATATCCGTTCTCAGCACCATCGAAAGGGCAGAGCTTGAGAGAATACTGGAGGAGTTAATAGGTATGCTAGAGGAGGAAGAAGATCAAGAGCAAGTCTTGTCCATATGGCTGCACCATTTCACATATTCCCCTACTTGTGATTGGCCTAATCTTAGAGCCTCATATAGTCATTGGTGCACTACTTCGCGTAAGCTCCTGATTCTCCAGTGA
- the LOC8276893 gene encoding metacaspase-1-like, whose amino-acid sequence MASRRERCSWCGVQLLVPAEAQSIRCSLCQAITKVQPHDHPLAQVRDTINHAATRIINMVSTTVTGPVSSYAGGGGGGTTYGYGYYVQPQPPRPVLLPLPSAHGRKRAVLCGVSYRGKSYKIKGSINDVNCMRYFLVEKLGFPNDSILILTEDETSPVKIPTKENMRLALRWLVQGCQAGDSLVFHFSGHGSQVPDSDMDEIDGFDETLCPLDYETEGMIVDDEINETIVRPLPKGATLHAIIDSCYSGTILDLPFVCKMNREGYYTWEEQKCPQDIYKGTSGGLALCFSACNDNQISVDTNALAGNAATGALTYSFIQAVENEPGLTYGRLLNAMRQAIRGAKTGGLRLSGPIASLINRALFNTEITQEPQLSSSDKFDIYAKQFLL is encoded by the exons CTGGTGCCAGCAGAAGCTCAGTCCATTAGATGTTCCCTATGCCAAGCCATAACCAAGGTTCAACCTCATGACCACCCTTTAGCTCAAGTCCGCGACACCATAAACCATGCAGCTACCCGGATCATTAACATGGTGTCTACCACCGTGACCGGTCCAGTGAGTAGCTACgctggaggaggaggaggaggaacaACATATGGCTATGGTTATTATGTTCAACCTCAGCCACCAAGACCAGTTCTTTTGCCTCTTCCTTCAGCACATGGAAGAAAGCGAGCAGTGCTTTGTGGAGTGAGCTATAGAGGGAAGAGTTATAAGATCAAAGGAAGTATTAATGATGTTAATTGCATGAGGTATTTTCTTGTTGAGAAATTGGGTTTTCCTAATGACTCCATACTCATTCTCACAG AAGATGAGACGAGCCCAGTAAAGATCCCTACAAAAGAGAACATGAGATTGGCGTTGAGATGGCTTGTTCAGGGCTGTCAAGCAGGAGATTCGTTAGTGTTTCACTTCTCAGGCCATGGATCACAGGTACCTGACAGTGACATGGATGAGATTGATGGGTTTGATGAAACTTTATGCCCTCTTGACTATGAAACTGAAGGAATGATAGTTGATGATGAAATCAATGAGACAATTGTTAGGCCATTGCCTAAAGGGGCTACGCTTCACGCCATTATTGATTCTTGCTACAGTGGAACCATACTTGATCTACCATTTGTTTGCAAAATGAACAg GGAAGGATACTATACATGGGAAGAGCAAAAATGTCCGcaagatatatataaaggCACAAGTGGAGGCTTAGCTCTTTGTTTCAGCGCTTGTAATGATAATCAAATTTCTGTGGATACTAAT GCGTTGGCAGGCAATGCTGCAACAGGTGCCTTGACCTACAGCTTTATACAGGCAGTGGAAAATGAGCCTGGATTAACATATGGCCGGTTGCTTAATGCCATGCGCCAAGCAATTCGCGGGGCTAAAACTGGTGGGTTACGCCTAAGTGGTCCTATTGCTTCTCTAATAAATAGAGCACTCTTTAACACAGAGATAACTCAG GAACCACAGTTGTCTTCATCCGACAAGTTCGACATTTACGCCAAGCAATTTTTACTGTAA